From Paenibacillus sp. PK3_47, the proteins below share one genomic window:
- the rlmB gene encoding 23S rRNA (guanosine(2251)-2'-O)-methyltransferase RlmB: MEDYKTEEEVLAGKHSVLEALRAGRTLNKIWVAETAQKHLTAPIIAEARKAGIVIQHVDKRKLDQLAPGVQHQGVVAQAAPFAYVEVSDILAAAEAKGEPPFLILLDEIEDPHNLGSILRTADCTGVHGVIVPKRRSAQITATVSKTSAGAVEYVPVARVTNLGQTIDRLKELGVWVVGTDVDTNENLYESDIFTGPVAVVIGNENKGMGRLIREKCDVLLKLPMAGRINSLNASVAAGVIMYEVLRRRHQQG, from the coding sequence ATGGAAGATTATAAGACTGAGGAAGAAGTACTGGCCGGCAAGCATTCGGTGCTCGAAGCGCTTCGCGCCGGCCGTACACTCAACAAGATCTGGGTAGCCGAAACGGCGCAAAAGCATCTGACCGCCCCGATTATCGCCGAGGCACGAAAAGCGGGGATTGTCATTCAGCATGTAGACAAACGGAAGCTGGATCAGCTGGCACCGGGAGTGCAGCATCAGGGAGTGGTTGCGCAGGCTGCGCCGTTTGCTTATGTTGAAGTGTCCGATATTCTGGCTGCCGCTGAAGCGAAAGGTGAACCGCCGTTTTTGATTTTGCTGGATGAGATTGAAGATCCGCATAATCTGGGCTCCATTCTGCGGACTGCTGATTGCACGGGGGTTCACGGGGTAATTGTGCCCAAACGGCGTTCCGCGCAGATTACAGCTACAGTATCCAAGACCTCTGCCGGAGCAGTGGAATATGTTCCGGTTGCGAGGGTGACGAATCTCGGCCAGACGATAGACCGTCTTAAGGAGCTCGGCGTCTGGGTAGTCGGTACAGATGTGGACACGAATGAAAACCTGTATGAGTCGGATATTTTTACCGGCCCGGTAGCTGTGGTAATCGGCAATGAGAACAAAGGAATGGGCCGGCTGATCCGGGAAAAATGCGATGTGCTGCTGAAGCTTCCGATGGCCGGAAGAATCAATTCCCTCAATGCTTCGGTTGCCGCAGGGGTTATTATGTACGAGGTGCTGCGCCGCCGGCATCAGCAGGGATAG
- a CDS encoding ribonuclease III domain-containing protein has translation MSGEFRLEEAWFPYEPSKPARLLPPIVLAYAGDAIYEVAVRQYLISLPNIRPNHLHRTATGLVSAKAQSTILAFLEPVLTEEEKDVARQGRNAKSGSIPKNADVLEYRHATAFECLIGYLYYTGQQARIQKLVHDSIEYMMNRAK, from the coding sequence ATGAGCGGGGAGTTTCGTTTAGAAGAGGCCTGGTTTCCGTATGAACCATCCAAGCCAGCCCGGCTGCTCCCGCCGATTGTCCTGGCGTATGCAGGAGACGCCATCTATGAGGTGGCGGTACGCCAATACCTGATATCGCTGCCGAATATCCGGCCGAACCATCTGCACCGGACCGCCACGGGGCTGGTCTCAGCCAAGGCGCAGAGCACGATTCTGGCTTTTCTGGAACCCGTGCTGACCGAGGAGGAGAAGGATGTGGCCCGCCAGGGGCGCAACGCCAAGTCAGGCTCAATCCCCAAAAATGCCGATGTGCTCGAATACCGGCATGCCACCGCTTTTGAATGTCTGATCGGATATTTGTATTACACGGGACAGCAGGCAAGAATACAGAAGCTAGTACATGACAGCATTGAGTATATGATGAACCGGGCCAAATAA